Part of the Paenarthrobacter sp. JL.01a genome is shown below.
CAGGTCAAGTGGGCGGCGTTTGGCCTGTTCGGCGCTGCCATGGTGTGCGGCCTCATCCTGGTGATCATCACCCAGACGTGGTGGCTGATCCTGGTGGGCATCGGATGCGTCCTTGCGGCATGGGGTTACACCGGCGGCAAGAACCCCTACGGCTACATGGGCCTGGGCGATGTGTTCGTGTTCGTGTTCTTCGGCCTCGTTGCCACGCTCGGAACCACGTACACGCAGGCCGGGCAGGTCAGCCTTGCGGCCGTCATCGGCGCGATCGGCACGGGCCTCATTGCGTGTGCGTTGCTGATGGCCAACAACGTCCGCGACATCCCCACTGACACCGCAGCGGGGAAACGGACTTTGGCGGTCCGACTGGGTGACCGGCATGCCCGGGAAAGCTACGTGCTGATGCTCGCGGTGGCCATCCTGTTGGTGATCGTCCTGGCCCCCACCAAGCCGTGGATGTTGATCGTGCTCCTGCTGATCCCCGCGTGCCTCATGCCGGCCTGGCTGATGGTGAACGGAAAGAAGCGCAAGAGCCTGATCCCGGTGCTCAAGCAGACCGGCCTGATCAACCTCGGCTACAGCCTGCTGTTCTCGCTGGGCCTGATCCTGAGCCGCGGCTTCTGAGTGTTTTTTTACAGATAACGCCCCTAAGAAGCTTTCTTAGGGGCGTTATCTGTAAAAAGCTCTCTACGGGGTGCCGGGGCGCTTGTCGTTGTTGATGGCAACGTCCGGGTTCTGCTCAACCAGGCTGTCCTCGGCGTCGGCGTCTTCAACCTCGCCGGCGGAGCGGATGGGCTTGGCCCGCCCGGAGAAACGTTCGCGCATGGCGGCCGTGGCGGCGTCGCGCTGTTTCTGGAAGAACAGGTAGCTGATGGCGAATGCGATCAAGCCCGCGAAGACCACTGCCAGGATCCAGCCCACCTGCAAAAAGAGGAAAAGCACGAACAACGGCACGAACAGTGCCAAACGGATGAGGGAATACTTCAGGAAAGCCACCATCCAAGTTTAGCCGCCCCGATGGTTGCACTCTGATCACGGCCCAAACCGGGCACCCAGTGATCGGCTTCCGGGCACTAGACTTGATGCATGCTCCGCGTTATAGGCGTCGTCGTCGTCCTTGTTGTCTTCGTCTATGCCCTGGTGGATGTCATACGCACGGACCGCCACCAGACCCGCGGCATTTCAAAGACCGCCTGGATCATCGTGATGATTGTCCTGCCGGTGCTGGGCGCCCTCTTGTGGTTCATTTTCGGCCGCCCGTACAACAAGCCCACGGCAGCGCCGGTGCGCAGCCACCCCACCGCACCGGACGACGACCCCGAGTTCCTCCGCAACCTCGAAACCCGGCGTCGCAACAAAGCCGAAGAGGACCGCCTGAAAAGGCTCAAGGCGGACCTGGAAGCCAAAGAGCGCAAACTCCGTGACAAGTCATCCGATGGCACAAGCGATGGCAAGGGTTTCGGCTCGGGCGACGCTGCCAGCGGTGGGCCGGATGCGCACGATACCGACGAGCTGAAGTAGGCAGACATGGCCCAGCAAGCTGATGGTTCACGGCAGACAAACTCCACGCCATCAGTAAGCGGGCCACCCGCGCCGC
Proteins encoded:
- a CDS encoding DUF4229 domain-containing protein, whose product is MVAFLKYSLIRLALFVPLFVLFLFLQVGWILAVVFAGLIAFAISYLFFQKQRDAATAAMRERFSGRAKPIRSAGEVEDADAEDSLVEQNPDVAINNDKRPGTP
- a CDS encoding PLD nuclease N-terminal domain-containing protein; the protein is MLRVIGVVVVLVVFVYALVDVIRTDRHQTRGISKTAWIIVMIVLPVLGALLWFIFGRPYNKPTAAPVRSHPTAPDDDPEFLRNLETRRRNKAEEDRLKRLKADLEAKERKLRDKSSDGTSDGKGFGSGDAASGGPDAHDTDELK
- a CDS encoding 1,4-dihydroxy-2-naphthoate polyprenyltransferase produces the protein MATAAQWIQGARLRTLPAAIAPVLIGSAAAYELHAFRLPNAILAALVALLLQIGVNYANDYSDGIRGTDEDRVGPLRLVGSGAARPEQVKWAAFGLFGAAMVCGLILVIITQTWWLILVGIGCVLAAWGYTGGKNPYGYMGLGDVFVFVFFGLVATLGTTYTQAGQVSLAAVIGAIGTGLIACALLMANNVRDIPTDTAAGKRTLAVRLGDRHARESYVLMLAVAILLVIVLAPTKPWMLIVLLLIPACLMPAWLMVNGKKRKSLIPVLKQTGLINLGYSLLFSLGLILSRGF